The proteins below come from a single Kitasatospora sp. NBC_00315 genomic window:
- the galE gene encoding UDP-glucose 4-epimerase GalE, with product MVSKYLVTGGAGYVGSVVSAHLLEAGHEVVVLDDLSTGFRAGVPAGAVFVQGRIQDAGEVLDGSFDGVLHFAASSQVGESVQDPEKYWRNNVAGSLELVAAMRGAGVRRLVFSSTAAVYGEPEVVPIGEGARTSPTNTYGATKLAVDHLITSEAVAHGLAAVSLRYFNVAGAYASVSGAVYGERHDPESHLIPLVFQAALGQREHIAVYGDDYPTPDGTCVRDYIHVADLAQAHLLALEVARAGEHLICNLGNGSGFSVREVIDAVRRVTGREIPVVTAGRRAGDPAVLVASAERAHRELGWTPRRPDLDAIVSDAWEFALARAAATATA from the coding sequence ATCGTGAGTAAGTACCTGGTCACCGGTGGTGCCGGTTATGTGGGCAGTGTGGTGAGTGCCCATCTGCTGGAGGCGGGCCACGAGGTGGTGGTTCTGGACGATCTTTCGACGGGTTTCCGTGCGGGTGTGCCGGCGGGTGCGGTGTTCGTGCAGGGGCGGATCCAGGATGCGGGGGAGGTGTTGGACGGGTCCTTCGACGGGGTGTTGCATTTCGCGGCGTCGTCGCAGGTGGGTGAGTCGGTGCAGGATCCGGAGAAGTACTGGCGCAACAACGTGGCGGGTTCGCTGGAGTTGGTCGCGGCGATGCGTGGGGCGGGTGTGCGCAGGTTGGTGTTCTCCTCGACGGCGGCGGTGTACGGGGAGCCGGAGGTGGTGCCGATCGGTGAGGGTGCGCGGACGTCGCCGACGAACACCTATGGTGCGACGAAGTTGGCGGTGGACCACCTGATCACGAGTGAGGCGGTGGCGCACGGTCTGGCGGCGGTGAGTCTTCGCTACTTCAACGTGGCGGGTGCGTATGCGTCGGTGTCGGGTGCGGTGTACGGGGAGCGGCATGATCCGGAGTCGCATCTGATTCCGTTGGTGTTCCAGGCGGCGTTGGGTCAGCGGGAGCACATCGCGGTGTACGGGGACGACTATCCGACGCCGGACGGTACGTGTGTGCGTGACTACATCCATGTGGCGGATCTGGCGCAGGCCCATCTGCTGGCGTTGGAGGTGGCGCGGGCGGGTGAGCACCTGATCTGCAATCTGGGCAACGGGAGTGGTTTCTCGGTTCGGGAGGTGATCGACGCGGTGCGGCGGGTGACGGGTCGGGAGATCCCGGTGGTGACGGCGGGGCGTCGGGCGGGGGATCCGGCGGTTCTGGTCGCGTCGGCGGAGCGGGCCCACCGGGAGCTGGGGTGGACTCCGCGTCGTCCCGATCTGGACGCGATCGTCTCCGACGCCTGGGAGTTCGCTCTGGCGCGTGCCGCGGCCACCGCCACCGCCTGA
- a CDS encoding glycosyltransferase: MPPVLSVVVPFHNVAPYFDDCLASLARQDLKDAEFILVDDGSTDGSLLLAHAWADRDARFSVLVRPRQGPSPARNTGAAVAGGAYLAFADADDVVAVTAYRSLVDSLERSGSDFAAGDVRRLTAAGVVRHPRYADVFSVPRTRTHITRDHALIIDRMVWNKVFRRSFWDRHAFTFSLPQYEDAPVMVAAYILAEAVDVLDEVVYFWRVRDRGEPSITQRLHEPANLEARMRMTVETGEIVRRLAPVLTSAYARDMCLGDLRVAMTALHRHGERDLSAALELGREFLAGVAPEVLAGLPERDRLHLGLLASGRTGELRAALRAEEAHEAPGAEEPGRTAGAGTTGAER, encoded by the coding sequence ATGCCTCCTGTGCTCAGTGTGGTCGTGCCCTTCCACAACGTGGCGCCGTACTTCGACGACTGTCTGGCCTCGCTCGCCCGGCAGGACCTCAAGGACGCCGAGTTCATCCTGGTCGACGACGGCTCGACGGACGGCAGTCTCCTGCTGGCCCACGCCTGGGCCGACCGGGACGCCCGGTTCTCGGTGCTCGTACGGCCCCGGCAGGGTCCGAGCCCGGCCCGCAACACCGGCGCCGCGGTGGCCGGTGGCGCGTACCTGGCCTTCGCCGACGCGGACGACGTGGTCGCGGTCACCGCCTACCGCTCGCTCGTGGACAGTCTGGAGCGCTCGGGCTCCGACTTCGCCGCCGGCGACGTCCGCAGACTGACCGCCGCCGGGGTCGTGCGCCACCCGCGCTACGCCGACGTGTTCTCCGTCCCGAGGACGAGGACCCACATCACGCGCGACCACGCCCTGATCATCGACCGGATGGTCTGGAACAAGGTGTTCCGCCGCTCCTTCTGGGACCGCCACGCCTTCACCTTCTCGCTGCCGCAGTACGAGGACGCGCCGGTGATGGTCGCGGCCTACATCCTGGCCGAGGCGGTCGACGTGCTGGACGAGGTCGTCTACTTCTGGCGCGTCCGCGACCGCGGCGAACCCTCCATCACGCAGCGCCTGCACGAGCCCGCCAACCTGGAGGCCAGGATGCGGATGACGGTGGAGACCGGCGAGATCGTCCGGCGGCTCGCACCCGTCCTGACGAGCGCCTACGCGCGGGACATGTGCCTGGGCGACCTGCGCGTCGCCATGACGGCGCTGCACCGGCACGGCGAGCGGGATCTGTCCGCCGCCCTGGAGCTCGGCCGCGAATTCCTCGCCGGGGTCGCCCCCGAGGTGCTCGCCGGGCTCCCGGAGCGGGACCGCCTGCACCTGGGGCTCCTCGCCTCGGGCCGGACGGGGGAGCTGCGCGCGGCACTGCGCGCCGAGGAGGCGCACGAAGCGCCGGGTGCCGAGGAGCCGGGCCGGACCGCGGGTGCGGGAACGACGGGTGCCGAGCGGTAG
- a CDS encoding DeoR/GlpR family DNA-binding transcription regulator, which yields MADQVMLAQQRQALILESVRRRGAVRVAELVDQLGVSDMTVRRDLDVLARQGAVQKVHGGAVAVGGSSTDEPGFEAKSSLEEAAKAAIADAAAALVEPGNVVAVSAGTTTFAVAARLLKVPQLTIVTNSLAVADLVWAAGCQAGASTPALLLTGGSPTRSAALVGTLAEQSIRSLHVDLLILGAHGVSETAGLTTPNLAEAQTNRAMIASARRTVVVADHTKWGVIGLSSFAELGEIDCFITDDTLPPEARGVLSEAVGELRVVPTTRG from the coding sequence GTGGCTGATCAAGTGATGCTGGCCCAGCAGCGCCAGGCGCTGATCCTGGAGTCGGTGCGCCGCCGTGGCGCGGTGCGGGTCGCCGAGCTGGTGGACCAGCTCGGGGTGTCGGACATGACCGTTCGCCGGGATCTGGACGTCCTGGCCCGTCAGGGCGCCGTGCAGAAGGTGCACGGCGGCGCGGTGGCGGTCGGCGGATCCAGCACGGACGAACCCGGCTTCGAGGCCAAGTCCTCACTCGAGGAAGCCGCCAAGGCCGCCATCGCGGACGCCGCCGCCGCGCTCGTGGAGCCCGGCAACGTGGTGGCCGTCTCGGCCGGGACCACGACCTTCGCGGTCGCCGCCAGGCTGCTGAAGGTGCCGCAACTCACCATCGTCACCAACTCGCTCGCCGTGGCGGACCTGGTCTGGGCGGCCGGCTGCCAGGCGGGGGCGAGCACCCCCGCGCTCCTGCTGACCGGCGGGTCGCCGACCCGCTCGGCCGCACTGGTCGGGACCCTGGCGGAACAGTCGATCCGCTCCCTCCACGTGGACCTGCTGATCCTCGGGGCGCACGGAGTGTCGGAGACGGCGGGCCTGACCACCCCCAACCTGGCCGAGGCGCAGACCAATCGCGCGATGATCGCCTCCGCCCGGCGAACCGTGGTGGTCGCGGACCACACCAAGTGGGGGGTCATCGGCCTGAGCAGCTTCGCGGAGCTCGGCGAGATCGACTGCTTCATCACCGACGACACCTTGCCGCCGGAGGCCCGCGGCGTGCTCTCCGAGGCGGTCGGCGAACTCCGCGTGGTCCCCACCACGCGGGGCTGA
- a CDS encoding DedA family protein, with protein MTGPLLAVDPTSGSSLLGAFGALAVLVVVFAESGLLVVGFFLPGDTLLLPAGVLCATGGRPGPHLSLWQVMVCAAVGAVAGAQLGFLLGRHGGRTALARSRSARLKAAATRGEELLRRYGYRKTIVLGRFIPMVRTVLSPLAGMLDVPTRTFTVWQVVGGLLWSQSLVLAGYWLGAAVPGIDHYLWLLVGVVVVLSVLPLLFGRRRNSRAG; from the coding sequence ATGACCGGGCCGCTGCTCGCCGTCGACCCGACGAGCGGGTCCTCACTGCTCGGCGCCTTCGGCGCACTGGCCGTGCTGGTGGTCGTCTTCGCCGAGTCGGGGCTGCTGGTCGTGGGGTTTTTCCTCCCCGGCGACACCCTGCTGCTCCCCGCCGGGGTGCTCTGCGCCACCGGTGGCCGACCCGGGCCCCACCTGTCGCTCTGGCAGGTGATGGTCTGTGCCGCCGTGGGGGCGGTGGCCGGGGCCCAGCTCGGCTTCCTGCTGGGGCGGCACGGGGGTCGCACGGCGCTGGCCCGCAGCCGCAGCGCCCGCCTGAAAGCGGCGGCGACCCGAGGGGAGGAGTTGCTGCGCCGCTACGGCTACCGCAAGACGATCGTGCTGGGCCGTTTCATCCCCATGGTCCGGACGGTTCTCAGCCCGCTGGCGGGCATGCTGGACGTGCCCACCCGGACCTTCACCGTCTGGCAGGTCGTCGGTGGCCTGCTCTGGTCGCAGAGTCTGGTGCTGGCCGGGTACTGGCTGGGGGCGGCCGTCCCGGGGATCGACCACTACCTCTGGCTGCTGGTGGGGGTGGTCGTGGTGCTCTCCGTCCTCCCGTTGCTGTTCGGCCGGCGCCGGAACTCCCGCGCCGGGTGA
- a CDS encoding nucleoside deaminase, whose amino-acid sequence MTQSESEMLAVALAEARLGLAEGGIPIGAALFGPAGELLGRGRNRRVQDGDPSTHAETAAFRAAGRLRGYGRTTMVTTLSPCWYCSGLVRQFGIGRVVVGEARTFHGGHDWLAANGVAVSVLDDAECAALMRDFIAARPELWYEDIGE is encoded by the coding sequence ATGACGCAGAGTGAGAGCGAGATGCTGGCCGTGGCGTTGGCCGAAGCGCGCCTCGGCCTGGCGGAGGGCGGTATCCCGATCGGTGCCGCACTCTTCGGTCCGGCCGGCGAGTTGCTCGGCCGGGGCCGCAACCGCCGCGTGCAGGACGGCGATCCGTCGACGCACGCCGAGACGGCGGCCTTCCGGGCGGCGGGCCGACTGCGCGGCTACGGGCGCACCACCATGGTGACGACGCTCTCGCCCTGTTGGTACTGCAGCGGCCTGGTGCGGCAGTTCGGCATCGGCCGGGTCGTGGTGGGGGAGGCGCGGACCTTCCACGGCGGGCACGACTGGCTCGCCGCGAACGGCGTGGCCGTCTCCGTCCTGGACGACGCCGAGTGCGCCGCGCTCATGCGTGACTTCATCGCCGCCCGGCCCGAACTCTGGTACGAGGACATCGGCGAGTAG
- a CDS encoding nuclear transport factor 2 family protein, producing MAEHPHAALVRRGYDAFSRADMEMLSTLIAKDATHHVPGGHPLAGDHKGIEAVLGYYQQLGARSAGSFRVELQHLFADGRGHVMSVHRATAAREGRTLEAMGGIMFRIVGDKITDLDECLEDLDAADAFWA from the coding sequence ATGGCCGAGCATCCGCATGCCGCGCTTGTCCGCAGGGGATACGACGCCTTCTCCCGGGCGGACATGGAGATGCTCTCCACGCTCATCGCGAAGGACGCCACGCACCATGTTCCGGGCGGCCACCCGCTGGCCGGTGACCACAAGGGGATCGAAGCCGTCCTCGGCTACTACCAGCAGCTCGGGGCCCGCTCGGCCGGTTCGTTCCGCGTGGAGCTGCAACACCTGTTCGCCGACGGCCGGGGCCATGTGATGTCGGTGCACCGTGCCACCGCCGCGCGGGAGGGCCGGACGCTGGAGGCGATGGGCGGCATCATGTTCCGGATCGTGGGGGACAAGATCACCGATCTGGACGAGTGCCTGGAGGATCTGGACGCCGCCGACGCCTTCTGGGCCTGA
- a CDS encoding DUF6777 domain-containing protein yields the protein MTHQSGSDTAPVAKEVALQSPSDSGDAPFTESVATTEPAASSPASAPAGSHPPTAAQTTTTAATATRTATTSSGGATVRSVHGSTAGLYAGTMQRPSCDVDRLVGATSTGDKGRAWASVQGIAQSNIPSYQRSLTPVVLRADTRVTNNSYKNGTAVGYQAVLQAGTAVLVDSQGVPRVRCACGNPLQPPVLATTAVTYTGTAWTSFQPSALVVVTPAPAPVTALVLVNLGTGTYFARETGHPTTADKPVPAPANPFTPGVVSSPSAGSSSSSGSASASASASSSASSSGSPSGSGSPGASASSSSTGAPTASGSPGSTGSAGPTTASGAPSEPSKPTSSPPAQSSAPSTTSPSAANSATGSGGPTSSAASESELSSPSATSLTQSASPPLPASPPEA from the coding sequence GTGACCCACCAGAGCGGCTCCGACACCGCCCCGGTGGCCAAGGAGGTCGCGCTGCAGAGCCCCTCGGACTCGGGCGACGCGCCGTTCACCGAGTCGGTCGCCACCACGGAGCCTGCGGCCTCCTCCCCCGCCTCGGCGCCAGCGGGCTCACACCCGCCCACCGCCGCACAGACGACCACGACGGCGGCCACCGCGACCCGCACGGCGACCACCTCCTCCGGCGGAGCGACCGTGCGCAGCGTGCACGGTTCGACGGCCGGCCTCTACGCGGGGACGATGCAACGGCCCAGCTGTGACGTCGACCGGCTGGTGGGAGCGACCTCGACCGGCGACAAGGGCCGGGCCTGGGCCTCGGTCCAGGGGATCGCCCAGTCGAACATCCCCTCGTACCAGCGGTCCCTGACCCCGGTGGTGCTGCGCGCGGACACCCGGGTGACCAACAACAGCTACAAGAACGGCACGGCCGTCGGCTACCAGGCCGTCCTTCAGGCAGGCACCGCCGTCCTGGTGGACTCCCAGGGTGTGCCCCGGGTGCGCTGCGCCTGCGGCAACCCGCTCCAGCCGCCGGTGCTGGCCACCACCGCGGTGACCTACACCGGGACAGCCTGGACGTCCTTCCAGCCGTCGGCGCTGGTCGTGGTGACGCCCGCACCCGCGCCCGTCACCGCGCTCGTGCTGGTGAACCTCGGCACCGGCACGTACTTCGCGCGGGAGACCGGGCATCCGACCACCGCCGACAAGCCGGTACCGGCGCCCGCCAACCCGTTCACGCCGGGTGTCGTGTCGTCACCCTCGGCGGGTTCGTCCTCCTCCTCGGGATCCGCGTCCGCGTCCGCGTCGGCCTCCTCCTCCGCATCCTCGTCGGGATCTCCGTCCGGCTCCGGCTCGCCCGGTGCGTCGGCCTCCTCCTCGTCGACCGGGGCGCCGACGGCCTCGGGTTCGCCCGGGTCCACCGGCTCGGCCGGGCCGACGACCGCGTCCGGTGCTCCGTCGGAGCCCTCGAAGCCCACGTCGTCCCCGCCGGCCCAGTCGTCGGCACCGTCGACCACCTCACCGTCCGCGGCGAACTCGGCCACCGGATCCGGTGGCCCCACGTCGTCGGCGGCCTCCGAATCGGAGCTGTCCTCCCCCTCGGCGACCTCGCTCACGCAGTCGGCGTCGCCGCCGCTCCCGGCCTCCCCGCCGGAGGCCTGA
- a CDS encoding streptophobe family protein, with the protein MPDQPTGDAVPPAGPPSGRPPGSPGPADPPGPPGPADPPGSAHPPGPSGPSGPSGPSGPSGPSGRAGAGARPGAPGLLRGWLDAFAAVAAALVVMAALAALGLWQAQAGSLPAGSFPSVLAALLVLAVGGSVHLDGGAGAFAQVDAGITVMPLSVGLAGALVLVEVFLRQLRFRAVATGGELLGRIARVAVLWLAALALIAAGARHSFAVPLGSDLLGTIGGALGLHPEVGFHADFATTLGLGLVWLLVVLAAAFAVSRRAPLPPALLPFQQAVRPVAFAMLLILLAYVVIGVPVGLVTAVTGSNAGQTLAVVLLALPNLAWLAFGLGLGARWHGHLTGAIGLPMPPALASVLRTPDGAETTVSLGTLSAQNGLVRLLPVVAGVLLLLAGFLAARRSPAGVRVWRHAVRMALALAVTMLLVGLLSRVSANYGLSVLGVEPGQGALGDLLGSVLGGTGASPAGLGGGSLELRPDLPLAVMLGAGWGFVAGGLGALLAARVRRRGETAGGAAGGAPGGAPARPGATGRPPG; encoded by the coding sequence ATGCCCGACCAGCCCACGGGTGACGCGGTGCCGCCGGCCGGACCGCCATCCGGCCGCCCGCCCGGCTCGCCCGGTCCCGCCGATCCGCCCGGTCCGCCCGGTCCCGCCGACCCACCGGGCTCGGCCCACCCACCGGGCCCGTCCGGTCCGTCCGGTCCGTCCGGTCCGTCCGGCCCGTCCGGCCCGTCCGGCCGGGCCGGAGCGGGCGCCCGGCCGGGCGCCCCCGGCCTCCTGCGCGGCTGGCTGGACGCCTTCGCGGCGGTGGCCGCCGCGCTCGTCGTGATGGCGGCCCTGGCGGCCCTCGGCCTCTGGCAGGCCCAGGCCGGATCGTTGCCGGCGGGCTCGTTCCCCTCGGTGCTCGCCGCGCTCCTGGTGCTCGCGGTCGGCGGTTCGGTGCATCTCGACGGCGGGGCCGGCGCCTTCGCGCAGGTGGACGCGGGCATCACGGTGATGCCGCTCTCGGTCGGCCTGGCCGGCGCCCTCGTCCTGGTCGAGGTGTTCCTGCGCCAGCTGCGCTTCCGGGCGGTGGCGACCGGAGGTGAGCTGCTCGGCCGGATCGCCCGGGTGGCGGTGCTGTGGCTGGCGGCGCTCGCCCTGATCGCCGCGGGCGCCCGGCACAGTTTCGCCGTTCCGCTCGGCAGCGACCTGCTGGGCACCATCGGCGGGGCCCTCGGGCTCCACCCCGAGGTGGGGTTCCACGCCGACTTCGCCACCACGCTGGGCCTGGGGCTGGTGTGGCTGCTGGTGGTGCTGGCGGCGGCCTTCGCCGTCTCCCGGCGAGCACCGCTGCCACCCGCGCTGCTGCCGTTCCAGCAGGCCGTCCGGCCGGTGGCGTTCGCGATGCTGCTGATTCTGCTCGCCTACGTGGTCATCGGCGTACCGGTCGGCCTGGTCACGGCGGTGACCGGCTCGAACGCGGGACAGACCCTGGCCGTCGTCCTGCTCGCGCTGCCCAACCTGGCCTGGCTCGCGTTCGGTCTGGGGCTCGGCGCCCGGTGGCACGGGCACCTCACCGGTGCGATCGGCCTGCCGATGCCCCCGGCGCTCGCCTCGGTGCTGAGGACCCCCGACGGCGCGGAGACCACCGTCAGCCTGGGAACGCTCTCCGCCCAGAACGGGCTGGTCCGGCTGCTGCCGGTGGTGGCCGGCGTCCTGCTCCTGCTCGCCGGCTTTCTGGCGGCCCGGCGCTCCCCGGCGGGCGTCCGGGTCTGGCGGCACGCCGTCCGGATGGCCCTCGCGCTGGCGGTCACCATGCTGCTGGTGGGGCTGCTCTCGCGGGTTTCCGCGAACTACGGCCTGTCGGTGCTCGGCGTCGAGCCGGGGCAGGGCGCCCTCGGCGACCTGCTCGGCAGCGTCCTCGGCGGTACCGGCGCGAGCCCGGCCGGTCTGGGCGGCGGATCCCTGGAGCTGCGCCCGGATCTCCCACTGGCGGTGATGCTGGGGGCGGGCTGGGGCTTCGTCGCGGGCGGGCTCGGTGCGCTGCTGGCGGCGCGCGTCCGGCGGCGCGGCGAGACGGCAGGCGGGGCGGCGGGCGGGGCACCGGGCGGGGCACCGGCTAGGCCGGGCGCTACCGGTCGGCCCCCGGGGTGA
- a CDS encoding serine/threonine-protein kinase, which yields MVGRRIAGYRLEQEAGRGGMAVVYRAQDLRLGRTVAVKLLAPELARNEVFRRRFIHESQAAAAIDHPHIVPVFEAGEADGILYLAMRFVPGRDLRALINHDAPLPADQTVRLAGQIASALDAAHEHDLVHRDVKPGNILVAAGTDSEHPEHLYLADFGLTKKSLSLSGLTTVGQIVGTLDYAAPEQISGRPVDGRCDQYGLGCVVFEMLAGTPPFRREDDLALLWAHLNEPPPTVTSRRPDLTPAVDAVLARALAKAPADRYESCLLFTAALRDATAGAHRAPGPLPTVGPPTQVVSEPAAAPPAAGARVVSSLAAPGIPEPAAVPAPPPWALPVVTPGADR from the coding sequence ATGGTCGGGCGCAGGATCGCCGGGTACCGGCTGGAGCAGGAGGCCGGACGCGGCGGTATGGCGGTGGTCTACCGCGCCCAGGACCTGCGGCTGGGGCGGACCGTCGCGGTCAAACTGCTGGCGCCCGAGCTGGCCCGCAACGAGGTCTTCCGGCGGCGCTTCATCCACGAGTCGCAGGCCGCCGCCGCGATCGACCACCCGCACATCGTCCCGGTGTTCGAGGCCGGTGAGGCGGACGGCATCCTCTACCTCGCGATGCGCTTCGTCCCCGGCCGCGACCTCCGGGCCCTGATCAACCACGACGCCCCGCTGCCGGCCGACCAGACCGTGCGCCTCGCCGGCCAGATCGCCTCCGCGCTGGACGCGGCGCACGAGCACGACCTCGTCCACCGGGACGTCAAGCCCGGCAACATCCTGGTCGCGGCCGGGACGGACAGCGAGCACCCGGAGCACCTCTACCTGGCGGACTTCGGCCTCACCAAGAAGTCGCTCTCGCTCAGCGGCCTCACCACGGTCGGGCAGATCGTCGGCACCCTCGACTACGCCGCCCCGGAGCAGATCTCCGGGCGGCCGGTCGACGGCCGCTGCGACCAGTACGGGCTCGGCTGCGTGGTCTTCGAGATGCTGGCGGGCACGCCGCCGTTCCGCCGGGAGGACGACCTCGCGCTGCTCTGGGCCCACCTCAACGAGCCGCCGCCGACCGTGACCTCGCGCCGGCCCGACCTGACGCCGGCCGTGGACGCCGTGCTGGCCCGGGCGCTCGCCAAGGCCCCCGCGGACCGCTACGAGAGTTGCCTGCTGTTCACCGCCGCCCTGCGCGACGCCACCGCCGGCGCCCACCGCGCGCCGGGCCCGCTGCCCACGGTCGGGCCGCCGACCCAGGTGGTCTCCGAGCCCGCGGCCGCACCGCCCGCCGCCGGCGCACGGGTGGTGTCCTCCCTCGCGGCGCCGGGCATTCCGGAGCCGGCCGCCGTGCCCGCACCACCGCCCTGGGCGCTCCCGGTCGTCACCCCGGGGGCCGACCGGTAG
- a CDS encoding FHA domain-containing protein gives MGERVGAPAAPPLVLSTDTGSLLIAPSRDYHVGRDPTSEIVLDDPRVSWHHAVLRTDDGHWLVEDSDSTNGTFAEGHRIQQWGVGPGSRLRFGSATDGPTATLTGLPAPAAQERPSLVAPQESAVFRQPTSVRPLPARTIRIGRADDNDIVLDDLVVSRHHAELRALPGGAYEIADLASHNGTYLNGRAVVSATVGPADIIGVGHSAFCLQGGELVQYSDTGEISLNVQGLTVRVGHDQRVLLDDVSFPVGERTLLAVAGPSGAGKSTLLNALTGLRPADEGTVLYDGRDLYRDYAELRRRIGLVPQDDILHTQLTVRRALGYAAELRFPGDTAKAEREARVTEVIHELGLDKRADQVISSLSGGQRKRVSVALELLTKPSLLFLDEPTSGLDPGMDRSVMQMLRGLADDGRTVVVVTHSVLSLDVCDRLLVLAPGGRTAYFGPPDEALAFFGFTEWPQAFEAFENDDERAWASRFRESSRYGRFVAPGVERPVTPAAPLPGTAGPSKPQSWGSQLSTLVRRYFAVLGADRMFLVIMVALPFIVGAMCRAMAGTMLTPDNALNCLLTLCIGGVLTGSANAVREVIKETAIYRRERVVGLSRSAYLASKVVVLGLITVIQAVVLTMVGLVGVDLDVAEGSGVFLPPLVEITLAVALLSFTAMMLGLLISALVSREEATMPMLVLLSVIQIVFSGAMLKLHGVPGLEQFGWLVPSRWGLGAMAATIDLHHILPTTLTADPLFHHTQSGWLLCMGMLLAISLALGIAVSLLLRRHEPAIMRA, from the coding sequence ATGGGAGAGCGCGTCGGCGCACCCGCTGCGCCGCCTCTGGTCCTGTCCACCGATACCGGTTCACTGCTGATCGCCCCGAGCCGGGACTACCACGTGGGACGGGATCCGACCAGCGAGATCGTCCTGGACGACCCGCGGGTCTCCTGGCACCACGCCGTCCTGCGCACCGACGACGGGCACTGGCTGGTGGAGGACAGCGACAGCACCAACGGCACCTTCGCCGAGGGCCACCGGATCCAGCAGTGGGGCGTCGGCCCCGGCAGCCGGCTGCGTTTCGGCAGCGCCACGGACGGGCCGACCGCGACCCTCACCGGGCTGCCCGCGCCGGCCGCCCAGGAGCGCCCCTCCCTGGTGGCGCCGCAGGAGTCGGCCGTCTTCCGGCAGCCGACCAGCGTCCGGCCGCTGCCGGCCCGGACGATCCGGATCGGCCGCGCCGACGACAACGACATCGTCCTCGACGATCTGGTGGTCTCGCGCCACCACGCCGAACTGCGCGCGCTGCCCGGCGGCGCGTACGAGATCGCCGACCTGGCCAGCCACAACGGGACGTACCTCAACGGCCGTGCGGTCGTCTCGGCCACCGTCGGCCCCGCGGACATCATCGGCGTCGGGCACTCGGCGTTCTGCCTCCAGGGCGGCGAACTCGTCCAGTACTCCGACACCGGCGAGATCTCGCTGAACGTCCAGGGGCTGACCGTCCGGGTCGGCCACGACCAGCGGGTCCTGCTGGACGACGTCAGTTTCCCGGTCGGCGAGCGCACCCTGCTCGCGGTCGCCGGGCCCAGCGGCGCTGGCAAGTCCACCCTGCTCAACGCCCTCACCGGCCTTCGGCCGGCCGACGAGGGCACCGTCCTCTACGACGGCCGCGACCTCTACCGTGACTACGCCGAGCTGCGCCGCCGGATCGGCCTCGTCCCGCAGGACGACATCCTGCACACCCAGTTGACCGTGCGCCGGGCCCTGGGCTACGCCGCCGAGCTGCGCTTCCCCGGAGACACCGCCAAGGCCGAACGCGAGGCGCGGGTCACCGAGGTGATCCACGAACTCGGTCTGGACAAGCGCGCCGACCAGGTCATCTCCAGCCTCTCCGGCGGCCAGCGCAAGCGGGTCAGCGTGGCACTGGAGCTGCTCACCAAGCCCTCGCTGCTCTTCCTCGACGAGCCGACCTCCGGTCTGGACCCGGGTATGGACCGGTCGGTGATGCAGATGCTGCGCGGCCTGGCCGACGACGGCCGCACGGTGGTGGTGGTCACCCACAGCGTCCTCAGCCTGGATGTCTGCGACCGCCTGCTGGTGCTCGCACCGGGCGGGCGCACCGCGTACTTCGGTCCGCCCGACGAGGCGCTGGCCTTCTTCGGCTTCACCGAATGGCCGCAGGCCTTCGAGGCCTTCGAGAACGACGACGAGCGGGCCTGGGCGAGCCGGTTCCGGGAGTCCTCCCGCTACGGCCGCTTCGTGGCTCCCGGCGTCGAACGGCCCGTCACGCCGGCCGCGCCGTTACCGGGCACCGCGGGGCCGAGCAAGCCGCAGAGCTGGGGCTCCCAGCTGAGCACGCTGGTGCGCCGCTACTTCGCCGTGCTCGGGGCCGACCGGATGTTCCTGGTCATCATGGTGGCGCTGCCCTTCATCGTGGGAGCCATGTGCCGGGCGATGGCGGGAACGATGCTGACCCCGGACAACGCGCTGAACTGCCTGCTGACCCTCTGCATCGGAGGTGTGCTCACCGGCTCCGCCAACGCGGTCCGTGAAGTGATCAAGGAAACGGCCATCTACCGCCGAGAACGGGTGGTGGGGCTCTCCCGCTCCGCCTATCTGGCCTCCAAGGTGGTGGTGCTCGGCCTGATCACGGTGATCCAGGCCGTCGTCCTGACCATGGTCGGTCTGGTCGGCGTCGACCTCGACGTCGCCGAGGGCAGCGGGGTGTTCCTGCCTCCGCTGGTCGAGATCACGCTGGCGGTCGCACTGCTGTCGTTCACCGCGATGATGCTCGGCCTGCTGATCTCCGCCCTGGTCAGCCGGGAGGAGGCCACCATGCCGATGCTGGTGCTGCTGTCGGTGATCCAGATCGTCTTCAGCGGGGCCATGCTCAAGCTGCACGGGGTCCCCGGCCTGGAGCAGTTCGGCTGGCTGGTGCCCTCCCGCTGGGGACTCGGCGCGATGGCCGCGACCATCGACCTCCACCACATCCTGCCGACCACCCTCACCGCCGACCCGCTGTTCCACCACACCCAGTCCGGCTGGCTGCTCTGCATGGGGATGCTGCTGGCGATCTCGCTGGCCCTGGGCATCGCCGTCTCGCTGCTGCTCCGCCGGCACGAGCCCGCGATCATGCGGGCGTAG
- a CDS encoding LapA family protein, whose translation MAQNSTPPHSPSTVTVKGRAVRFRTIGLVILAIAAIWFIAANTGDVSVRLWVPTVTLPLWLVLSVTLLVGVAIGWLGARRRAKR comes from the coding sequence ATGGCACAGAACTCCACTCCCCCGCACTCTCCGTCGACCGTCACGGTCAAGGGCCGAGCCGTGCGGTTCAGGACGATCGGGCTGGTGATCCTCGCGATCGCCGCGATCTGGTTCATCGCGGCCAACACCGGCGACGTCTCGGTCCGGCTCTGGGTCCCGACCGTGACCCTGCCGCTCTGGCTGGTCCTGAGCGTGACCCTGCTCGTCGGGGTCGCCATCGGCTGGCTCGGCGCACGGCGCCGCGCCAAACGCTGA